Proteins encoded by one window of Halomonas sp. SH5A2:
- the pfkB gene encoding 1-phosphofructokinase, which produces MARVLCITLNPALDLAFSLDQLTLGAVNRPHHAQLEAAGKGVNVARVLAGLGHDVTVSGFLGADNDAPFALAFQHAALNDDFVRVAGETRINAKLAEQSGRVTDINGPGMPITSNDLQRLTARLDAQLYSATPPHAVVVAGSLPPGLSLDDFRALLQHLKASGVPLWVDTSGAALNAAIEAKPTAVKPNELELAQWAGTPLETSHALTQAARRLHQSGVEQALVSAGANGVLWVNDQGSWQATPPTVTAVNTVCAGDTFVAGMLHGLLSGHDPENTLRFATALSADAVRHVGVGNPQADDFDSLQQQTRVRRLDDTITEGATL; this is translated from the coding sequence ATGGCCCGTGTGCTATGCATTACACTCAACCCGGCGCTCGACCTGGCGTTCAGCCTTGACCAGCTCACTCTGGGGGCGGTTAACCGCCCCCACCACGCACAGCTGGAAGCCGCGGGTAAAGGCGTCAACGTCGCCCGCGTACTGGCTGGGTTAGGCCATGACGTGACCGTGAGCGGCTTTCTCGGCGCTGACAACGACGCACCTTTCGCGCTGGCCTTTCAGCACGCCGCTTTAAACGACGACTTTGTACGCGTGGCGGGTGAAACACGCATCAATGCCAAACTTGCTGAACAAAGCGGCCGGGTCACCGATATCAACGGCCCCGGCATGCCGATCACCTCCAACGACCTGCAACGCCTAACGGCACGGCTGGATGCACAGTTATACAGCGCAACACCTCCTCACGCCGTCGTGGTGGCTGGCAGCTTACCGCCAGGGCTCAGCCTGGATGACTTTCGCGCCCTTCTCCAACACCTCAAGGCCAGCGGTGTTCCTTTATGGGTGGATACCAGCGGCGCTGCACTTAACGCCGCCATTGAGGCAAAGCCTACCGCCGTCAAGCCCAACGAGCTTGAGCTTGCACAATGGGCTGGTACGCCACTTGAAACCAGTCACGCACTGACCCAGGCGGCGCGCCGTCTGCATCAAAGCGGCGTGGAACAGGCGCTGGTTTCCGCCGGCGCCAATGGCGTGCTGTGGGTTAACGATCAGGGCAGCTGGCAAGCAACGCCGCCAACCGTAACCGCCGTCAACACCGTATGCGCCGGTGACACCTTCGTCGCGGGCATGCTTCACGGCCTGCTTAGCGGCCACGACCCCGAGAACACCCTGCGCTTCGCCACGGCGTTGTCTGCCGATGCCGTTCGCCATGTAGGCGTGGGCAACCCTCAGGCCGACGACTTCGATTCACTCCAACAACAGACCCGGGTACGGCGTCTTGACGACACCATCACCGAGGGAGCTACGCTATGA